The genome window GTTGTGTCAAATTGGAGGTTAACTTAGTTTGTCTCGAAACTGACTAGTGAATGTGTTGCAATATGGTTATATTGGTCCTGTTGCTGGCTCCTAAAATGTAAATTATCAGAACCAACTCGAGGAATAGATTCGAACTATGGTTTTTGTTGTAAATTGTGATTGTAGCTATAGAGACAAAGTGCCCATTTGTTAAGGTGTTTCTGAACCGCACTTAGTACAACTTTTTTCCCCTACCAATAGAATGATATTTAGCTGTGTAGTTGGGGGCATCCATCTGTGGAAATGGTTTATGACTTGGGATTCATAAAGTATGCCTTTAAGGGAGAAAGACGGGGAGGGCGAGGAGAGGACTGCAGGTTCTGATATATCTATAGCAGTTTGTTTTATGGGTACCATAGCCATAGGGGCATGAGAGAGCATACTGTCATCAGTTCTGGTGAGAGAGTAGAGTTCAGTTTGGAATGAGCCACTGAATTGGAGTTGTATAGTGATGATGTTCTTTAGGTCAGGTGTTAGTGGGATGCTCTCATAGCCAAGGAACATTTACTAGGGTATATGTGCAACTTGTTCACATCATGTACAAGGAATAAAGAATCAATATGGGATCGGTATTAAACTGGTATATATAGAGACACTTTGTACACtgtttgaaaactgaaactgtACATCAGTGCAGACTCTGACTGTGTTCCTTTCTTGGGTGGTAACTGATAGTGATACTACATTTTGTTTCAACTAATAAAATAGAATCAATAAAGTAGTTGGTGTCCTTAAAATCTCAATTAGTAACCACAGTTAACTCTTTCAGTTGAAAGTGAGTGCAACTATTAATATGGAAAAGGCTTAATTGTGTGAGGAGGAAATGCCTAGGGGCTTTTCCCAAGAGGATGGCAATAGGATAAACATATAGTAGCTAGTACGTTGGAGGTGCTTTGTGTTTTGTAAAACTGATGCTTGAGACAGAGTCTCCGTGTTTTTCTTGATTTGAGAAGAATTCAGAAATGGAAAAGCCaagggaagggggggggggggggtgttgtggAATATGCATAACTTTGGATAAAGCTGCATTTACCGTGTCCACAAAgagggaaaaaggaaaatgaaataaatagaaGCATATGCAGAAGTTAGAACAGCCAGGGCTCTCTGTAGCAAGCAAGACCAATCTCAATTGCTTCCATTCCATGCTGAAACACATTGAAGCAAAAGTGTCGTGCAACATTTCATAACTGAAGTGCAGAACAGATGATAACTTCACTAAATGTTCTTCGAGGAATTGTGTGCTACAACTCGAAATCAGACTCTGACATATTATAAACTGAGTATTTGGCAACGAAATTTTTTACTGAACGATTTCCTTTTATGAATCCCCTAGATCAAGTGAGAGGTTATTAACTTATTGTGTTTGTTATATTTTGAATGCATTAATCTTTTCAACATAAGATTGCGTTGGATATGGAATTGCTTTTTGAGAGACCTACACTCAACACTGGAAAGATGTATATCAGTATGTGTACGGCCACGTGGCTGGCATTTGGGCTAGATTGGGAATGGAACTTACATACTAAGCACATCACCGAGAAGGTAGTTTAGGCTAAATTAACGCTATGTTGAGCATCAGCACTGGGGAATGCTAATGTCAAATGAAAGGGAAATTTGGCATTTTAAGCCCTAAAATGCTCTGCATCAGGGAATGCTAAATCcaagtattgcaaatttttttacagtactgctacagtgcaaaaCTACCTTTAGAATTGCATTGTAGCACAATTCTAAAGAATTGCATTGTAGCACAATTCTAaactatatattaattttttattccatcaGTTCTCTCTCCTTCagtcctctctccctctcactccCACTCTCTCTCCGTCTCCCACTCCGTGCAaagtctctctttctctcatctcacaTCTTTCTTTCTCGTTCAAGGCTTGCATCGGAGCTGGGTTGGGTTCGTGGTTTGATTTGGGCATGGTGGTGGGTTGGGATCAGTTGATGGTGGGTTTAGATCGGCGTGGGTCGGCGGGTTGGGTTTGCTGGAGATGGCTCCGATGGGTTTGACAGAGATTTGAATCGGAGAGGGTGAGTTGTTGTGTCATGCTTGGTCGGCGAAGTCTGGGTTCTACGTTTTGGTCTGCGTGGGTCACGgagtggggttttttttttttttaatatgggtttttgtttcGGTGAGATTTTGGTGGGTAGTGAGCAATGGTGGTGTGGTGGGCATGGTGGAGGCGCGATGGTGGTGACTGGGTAGTGGAGGCGCGGTGATAGAGGTTGAGGGAAGGTcggagaaaattgaaaaaaaaaattaaaaaaagaaaaatatattttattatgtagatatattattttaatgagtagaataggagaataaaaatttaaaatgctgaaggtattgtaaaatggcaTGGTATAATGCTAAAGTggttttttgggatggtaaaatagagtGGAATTGGAATTTCGAGATGTTGATGCTCTCAAAATGCTATGCCAAAAAGAGATGGTCTTCAGGGTTGGGTCGCTTTACTTTTTAGTAGCTGAATTGCTCGTTTAGAATAAACAGTGTAGAATCAAATGAtgaaatgtgaaaaaatatcACTCTAGTTGACTAAGATAACAAAAGCAAAATGGTTATAAAATCAATGCAGTTATGTCCGAAAGGTTTAGAACAAGCAGTTAATCCTTGATCTCATGAAATTTCCATAATGTTAGTTGATAAAGCCTATACAGCATCATCCAAGATGCATATATTCAATAAAATCAGTTGTTATGAGCCTACAGATTTAGATACATCAAGGATTTGCTTCAGGAATTCAGTTCATATAAACATTATTGTTAATACCACTCTAGAGGTGCTTGGCAAAGATTGATTCGACAACACCTTGAGCTATAGGATGATAACAGTCCCGAGCCTCTGCAAAcactcttttagccaaaatcttCTCCTCTTCCTTTCCAGTGCCTTGTACAAGAGCAGTGTAGAGTGGGCGAAGGTACTTCATCCTTCCAACTGACTTCAGCGTTTTCTCCACCTCACCATAATAATCTCTGCACTTAGCCGAAATGGCCAGTTGGAGAAAGGCAACCTTTACTTCATAATCCTTCGATTCGGACAGCCTATAGCACTCATCCAAGGCCAAGATCTGCATATCAAATGCAATAAATGATAACTGTAAGAAAACACCAACTTACTCTCTGACCCTGGATATTTTTGGGTCCATGGGATTAaatatggaaaaataagaaatacaTCAAAAAGCTTGAAATATATGGGCACAAATCAACTAAAGCATTACAAGCAACAATTGGCAATAATGGATCTTTGATTCTTGAAAAAACAGataatacattttttatatataaatatagcaCACATTCGagatatttataaatatatatatatatatatatacaagaaaaTGTGCACTGCTTGCACAGTGACCCAGTGGATCTAGCTACTTCCATGTAGGAGGTTAAATGGATACCGCCTTTAAACACCAGCAAGAACTCTAGCTGATAtgtgtatatattattatataatacatttgagaaatttacaaaaaatacaagaaaacgTACACTGCTTGCATAGTGACCCAGTGGATCTAGCACTTCCATGCAGGAAGTTAAATTGATCAAGTCTTTGAAAACCAACAAGAACTCTTGCTGTGGGGAGGACGCCTAGACATTTCATCTTCAAAGCTTATTTCTAGTCTAATAAAAcccctttttctttgttttttccccCTCTCAGAAGAAATATAAGGCATTATTCAGCTAGTTCTGTCACACAAGTAAAATAGTGATAATTTTCCATAAAACACTACTAAAGCAGAAGTCTTAAACCAGCATACACAAATTGCCTCAACATCACTCAAAATCCATTTCTTCCAGTCAAAGACATCCTTAAAATGATGTATTGGATGGTAAAATTACTATATTCAAGGGATAAGAAAAGAGTAGATAAACTGAAATAAAAACAATTCGGAAACTCTAACAAGATCAGAACCACCACCTGTGAAGCTTCAACAGCTTTGGGCAGGTTCTCCAAGTAAAGTTCCCATTCCTGCCCTTGCCAATCTGCAACTTCATCCTCCCTTGGCATCCGCCCAAGCTTAAACTCATTGGCAAGAGATACAATCTTTGTGTATATATTGGAAACTGGTTCATAAGCATCTGGAGGGATACCAGTGCCCTCAGTCCATAACTCTAGATCAATGTCTTTCTCTATTCCAGGGACATTGGCTTTCAAGAAGTCCAGAAATGTCTCCGTATCAATTGATTTGAATTTAAAGGTGTTAATATACTTTTTGAGGAATTCATCAAATGCAGGCCTTCCAATCTACACATGCCAGAGGATAAACAAAATTGGTTAGGATATTCTTTACACAAACAACACCCAGTTACTCAAGTATTAGTGGACATTAATTCATATAGACTCTCAGGATTCTTGCTTCATGGGTAAGACTCCTATAACTATTACAAATTTACATCGCACAAATAACAACTTTAATTTGGTAAAGACACTAACAATATGACACTATTAATATGTTTCcaggagggggaaaaaaacacaTGCATGAAAGACACACTAAGCTGCAGTAAAAAAGTGATTCAACACACCTGACGTTCAATACGCCACAGAAACTGGAAACCTTTCTCATATGGAACTTGAGAATACACATCATCTGGGTCCACTCCTTCCTGAttggttttgagttttgtgAATTCCATGTTGTCCTTGAAACGCTCCATTTCCTCATTTAACCCCTTCCAACCAATTCCAATATTCAATGCAGCTCTGTCCTCCCCTTGTACGGCTTCAACAATCCTTCTCTCCGCATAAGTCGTAAAACCCTATGACaacaaataagaaaactaaTCCCATTTGCAGAGAACAAAAGGCAACAAAACACATGTAATAATGATATATCTCAACCCAGTAAACCAATTATTCATCATTTATGATTTTACAGTGTATTTCATATTCAATGCCCcaaaatcttttttcttctagTTGAAATCAGATCCCCACAAcaacagaaaaacaaaaccaaaccttTAAACTGCTCTTTGGCTATCAACAAAGTCGACAAAAAGGAAAGAGACACTCAAGTGACCAGTTTTCTTAAGCAGCTAAGCATTTCAAACATTTTCAACCTCTTATTGCCTCATACTTCCAAACAGCCAATAACAGGGTAAACAATTCTCATAGCAAGACACATCATACATAGAAAATATACATATGTACAAAAGGGTCACCCAAGTCAGATATGAATTTACTCATCCCTAACAGAACATAGCAAACCAATAGACAATTTGTCACTCAATTGGGTCAATAACCCCAACAACCCACAAACAATAGTGAAATCTAGGACACTATACACACTCATGTCTCGCCAATCACATTGTTACATCAATttataagcatttttttttttttgaataattaaaaaaataggtaAACCATGTGTACTCATCGACCCCACGCCACTTGACAGTAAAAATAATACCACGTATACCACCGGAACCGGGACTATCGTTGTGGGCACaacatcaatttgtaagcttgcattttgtagtaaaaaaattattaaaaaaacaaaaaaaatggtgtgGCTGGTTATATGAGAGTGACATTCCATCACCACATCTCTAGCATTTGCTCAAAAAGATAAACTTGAACAAATCCAATTActccaaaaacacataatttATAAGCCATACCTCATTCAACCAAAAATGGTCATTGGTCTTGTTAGTGATCAAATTCCCAGTCCAACTATGAGCAAGCTCATGAGCCACCACCTGGGCTCCACTAGCATCGCCTTTAATCACCGTCGGCGTCAAGAACACCATCCTCGGATTCTCCATGCCACCGTACGGAAAGCTCGGCGGCAGCACCAACAAATCGAACCTCTCCCAATCGTACGGTCCAAAAAGCCTCTCACCTTGCAGCACCATCTCCTCCGTGCCGGCGAACTCCCTCGCCGCCTCGTCAAGCACCGGCCCCGCCGCCTCCGCATAGACCCTAGTCCTGGGCCCCACCTCCCTGAACCCCAGCTCCCCGACGGCGAACGCGAACAGGTACGTCGGAATAGGCTGGTCCATCACGAACTCCTCCACCGCCCTCCCCTCCGCGCCCCACGTCGCGTGCGGCGGCGGCGGCGCGTGAGACGGAGAAGACTCGTTGGGCGACCGGCGAGTGACGTGGCGGGCGGACATGACGGCGGAGAGCGAGGAGGGGACGTTGAGGAGGCAAGTGTAGGTCACGCGCGCGGCGGGGGTGTCCTGGCAGGGGAAAACGGAGCGCGCGTGGATGGACTGGCATTGCGTGTAGACGAAAGGCAGGGTCTTGTTGAAGGTCTGAGGCGGAGAGAGCCACTGGAGGGCGGAGGAGGAAGGCGAGGTGGAGTAGACGACGAGGAAGGAGGAGTGGTTGGAGAGGGAGAGGGTGAGGTGGCGGCCTCTGATTGGGTCCTCGtcggaggagagagagaaggggatGGGAGCTTGGGACTGTGGGTCGAGGACGGAGTGGATGGTGAGAGAGCGCGTGTCGAGAGAGAGTGGGCCGGTGTGGgggttggagagagagaggagagcgGTGGCGTGGATGGTGGAGGATGGGAAGTCGAggtagagagagagggagatgtGGGTTGTTACTGGGTGGGTCGAGTCCGTGAACGAGTGTGGGTCTATGGGtgccatttttttgggtttgagagagagagtgtgtgcgTGTTTGTGTTTTAGATTTGAAGACTGAAGAGGAAGAGTTGTGGAGTCAATACTGAAGAGGAGTTCGAGAAAATTAGCTATGAGCTATGACTGTATTTTCACTCGTGACATTAATGCCGTGAGGTTGGTTTAGTCTTTTAGAGTGGTTCACAACATCAAGTGTTGTTTTTCTcacgacaaaaaaaaaaaaaaaacaaaaaaacaagggTTGACTCAGTGGATTTTAAGGCTGAGGTTTCAAGAGATTTCTTtggatttaattaaaaaaataactataaaacaaaatctatattATTAGTTAGGCAACGTTTTAAACATATTTGGTTTCTAACAATTTGAGTTTTCTACACTCGATTTTACCCAGTGAATTTACATTTGGAAATCGAGTGTCTCACACTcgattttcatatttttcatatttttcagaGCAAAATCGAGTCATCTGGACTCaatttgttagaaatgaaatttgtttcaaaccttgcctaactaataatatagtttgagttttatagttattttttaattaaatccaatttctttttgtaattagctagacgtgttttcttttttttttttaaagaaagaaactgatggattttattaataaaattcaactaCATCCAATTGTAAAATCGAACCAATATGAGATGGGACATCTTCCATCCATACTTGAAAATTTGGTATGCATAATGCATTTTTAGTCAGACTATAAGCAACTCCATTGTCATTTCTCTTAATGTGAGAATACAACAATCTTTCTCTGCGAATATGTGAAAACCTAATACAATGAAATAAACTTACAAAACATTTAACATCACTACTAAGTAAAACAAAGGATTTCAAATATTGCGAATCTGCATTCAAAGCGTTCATTGCAATATCTGAAACTCACTCTGGGGTGACATCTTCCAAACTCAGATCAGCATCAAACTGTAAAGCTTTCGATATAGCCAAAGTTTCAAGCTCTATGACAGTTAGGGGAAGAGGGATGATTCCGACCATGTGTGCCAAGCCTTTTCCTTGGCATTCTCGGATGATCACTCCAATCCCTGCCCTATCTTCTTTTTGAAACATTGTATCGATATAATTTGTGCCCGAACCCTCCACAATTACATCAATAGTCGATCTCCAAAACAACACTAATCCACCTCCCATATCCAAAACAACATCCACATAATTTTGTTCCTGAAAAATCACATCATTAGAGTTCACCTCGTCGTGTGTGGGTAGAAGGAATTGCACATATCTAAAAGAATGGTTAATTATTTAAGAGATTTGGACACGtttgttataaaaaatgaaataaaatacaaatttcgCAATCTTTCAACGACAATTACTATTAACAATCTATTACATCTATAATCGTCTCATTTTTTGTCtactttttgtttccttaaaattaatatcatatgacatattactttttttgcattcatttgtGGAACAAGTTTATCTTCcttaaagaacaaaaatttaccCATAAAAATGGCCTTTTTAATCGTGGCAGCAAGTCCTATATTTTACCTATATTTTACAACTTATTACAAGGACtaaattgcaacaaaaataGCATTGTGGGGTCATAGAGCCCAGTGATATACATCCACCTTTTGTATTGGGCTTGAGGTCTATGCCGAGGCCCATAATTGCATATGAAGAAGACAGTGGTGATCATGGCAACCCAGGAAACCGTGCCGAGGACAACTCTGTCCTTGGATAGCCAAAGCCGAGGTAGAAGAAAAGTGATTTACCGGCAAAGACAATCTTCCAAAGCACTCCAAGGAAAAAGATAAGTACAACAAGTAAGCACACTGGAGCATGACGGTAGAGCAATTCCAGGAAAAACTgctgcctccacattaaatgctccaCAACTAAcactctggccgcattaatgtggaaatgatATTGAGCAGTGGCTTTTCAGACTCACAGCTACTACCTAAGAACTTTGGGAGGAAGTTGATGTGACAAAGACCAACAACAATAGATCTGACCTGCACGTGTATGGTGGAGATGAAGGAAGAAAGTAGTATATAAGGATGAAGGAGCGCTgagaaaaggggggggggggagagattTTACtagagaaaacactgtagcaatctgaACTAACTTTGTAATCATTGTCACTGTTACTCAAGAAATAATAAGTTGAAGCTCATCGAACTAGTGTCAAGGATTGAATTGCTTGCTCAAGtccatatttgttttacttattcaTTCTTTAAATCATCTTCAACTGTTGTTACACTCATTAAAATCCAGTTCTTctatccactctctacaaatttattgtattaggcTTGCTGGGCTTGAATTCATTTATCCCTTGGGAATAGTGCTCAAACTTAGTCCCTACAAGCATTATTTCAACCTGATTATATTATTGACGTTGTTTTTATTATGAATAGATCataatattgtgaaaaaaaaaaaaaattttaaattatattgattTATTATCATGTACTAGTTATAATTTATCACTTTagcataataatttattttttgttacttttttattgTTAGTAATTTATATGAGAAGGTCCGATTGGTACAATATTACATGAACTTGAACTTATTATGCATCAATCATATCATAAATAAGTCGTCTtgctattaaaaaagaagaagaaaagtcaTAGTATTTGTAAGGATAAAGGCCCAGGATAATATATTGGGCCTTGAGCTTTTGTCCGAGGACGTTGAATGGTCCGAGGAGGGGCAAATAGTCATTCAGAGTCCTAATTTAAAGTCTCATGAGTAAGGAACGAATAAAATGTAGTCCGAGGATGAATTACTCCTCGGATGTGACGTGTGCAGCTCAAATATGTATTACAACAAGTAGAATGACTCTCCAAGAAACTGCAATGATAGGAACATGCTTCATGAACATACAAGAAGGAGGGAAgcccaaaaatatataggagAAAGCTACTgtcaccgcattaaatgcatgacagctacttttctggccacatttatatggagaagacttctgaacagtgttaccttgactactacaactcacagaaagccagaGAGGGTGTATGATGAGACAGGTACTCAAGTGGAagctcaaatgatcaacaagtataaaatcaaaatgtTCCAAAAAGAGCTATATAATGGGAGAGACCCTCcttaaaaaggaaagagaaagagaggggagaaagggaaaaacaagtctgtagcaatctaaattgtcttTGTATTCAATTGAGATCAATATATACAAGTGTGACCTtctcaaactaaaagtctattgaTATCAGAATTTCTTATTTCATATTTGATTGCCACTCAATTTAGTACTAGCCGTTGTTCAACTTATTAGGGCTTAGTTCTTCGatccactctttacaaatttattatattggactCATTGGGTCAGTATTCCATACGTTTTGGGCTTGGACTATAAATCGAGACCGTACAGTATTAATATTGTTTGGCGAGAGAGAGTGTGGCAGTGTGTGTTTTTTCCCACCTTTTTGTGAGTAGTGAGATAGAGTGGTTGGAGGGATTTTATTAGTGCTATTTTTGGCTACCtcttttcactctcttttcaACAAAGAAGATTTGGAGGAAGAATAATAACTGATAAGTGTGCATTCCACTAATAAAGTCCCACCATGGAAGATCTACAGGCATGCGTGGTATCTATTCTAAAGTTTAATACTCACTTAAGCTATTAAATCTATTCTAATATTCTAATATTCTATTAGAAGTTTACTACTCACTTGAGCTATTAAAGTAGGGTCCGATCAActtattgtattatttttaaggaaaaacaataaaacaagaAGGAGAGAATGTTACGGTGAGGTGATGACTGTGATTGGTAGGTATTATCATGTAATAAAAGCGATATAAGTTGAGGTGTCAagtaaatttaatatttcattatttttattttatcacatcaataagttataaacaaaattgtgaaatttgttttttgtatcagaataaaattgtgatttttttttttttttttttatcattgttGTGTTGAATATTATTTGCTCATGTATCAATATTATTAGAATTGTGTGgtgaaataattaaatttattatatcttaATAACTTAATCTCTTGGGATAATCGAAAATTTAACATTGTATCAAAGTAAAAGCTCTCGAGTTTGAGAATATCTCAGCCCCACTGCTCACTtttacaaaagaaacaaaaaaagctCTTGCTTCCCACTTTAAGGTATTGGATTCCAAATTTTACCAATGTACCTTCTTTGATAAAATTCTCATTATTCACGCACACAAATGTTCCAATCACATATTTACATCTAtcataagaaaattaatttttttcataacaaaatataaataaagaaatacatTTCATTCCGCATTCTATAAAATTCCCTTAagattttattctttaataaagaaaaagaaaaaaaattccacctTTAAATCATTGTtttcttcattaattttttggaattacATTTTCTCCTACCCTTGGAACTTTGGTTCCCGTGATTCTTCTTGCCATCATTATTGTATGAATACTCTCATGATTCGTTTTTCAAAAGAACATCGCATGCAacgtttctttttattttttttatttttacttttgctGAATACCGTTTTCTTTATTCAAGAACTAATCCATTACATTGATAAACTTGATTGGTATGTTTGGTCTTTGGTGTCAATTTGATTCAGCTTGCACCAAAAATTTGACTTTATAACATTCTCATAATTCCCTAATTATTAACGGGGAGCATGCATCATGAGTCATGACACATAATAACACCCCTTAATTGCgtaataacaaataacaatGAAGGAGAA of Quercus lobata isolate SW786 chromosome 8, ValleyOak3.0 Primary Assembly, whole genome shotgun sequence contains these proteins:
- the LOC115954847 gene encoding leucine aminopeptidase, producing the protein MAPIDPHSFTDSTHPVTTHISLSLYLDFPSSTIHATALLSLSNPHTGPLSLDTRSLTIHSVLDPQSQAPIPFSLSSDEDPIRGRHLTLSLSNHSSFLVVYSTSPSSSALQWLSPPQTFNKTLPFVYTQCQSIHARSVFPCQDTPAARVTYTCLLNVPSSLSAVMSARHVTRRSPNESSPSHAPPPPHATWGAEGRAVEEFVMDQPIPTYLFAFAVGELGFREVGPRTRVYAEAAGPVLDEAAREFAGTEEMVLQGERLFGPYDWERFDLLVLPPSFPYGGMENPRMVFLTPTVIKGDASGAQVVAHELAHSWTGNLITNKTNDHFWLNEGFTTYAERRIVEAVQGEDRAALNIGIGWKGLNEEMERFKDNMEFTKLKTNQEGVDPDDVYSQVPYEKGFQFLWRIERQIGRPAFDEFLKKYINTFKFKSIDTETFLDFLKANVPGIEKDIDLELWTEGTGIPPDAYEPVSNIYTKIVSLANEFKLGRMPREDEVADWQGQEWELYLENLPKAVEASQILALDECYRLSESKDYEVKVAFLQLAISAKCRDYYGEVEKTLKSVGRMKYLRPLYTALVQGTGKEEEKILAKRVFAEARDCYHPIAQGVVESIFAKHL